One segment of Erigeron canadensis isolate Cc75 chromosome 2, C_canadensis_v1, whole genome shotgun sequence DNA contains the following:
- the LOC122589516 gene encoding protein LTV1 homolog, with protein MGKKKKFIDKKKAATFQLISRDSSDPNYSEDPSGDRVFIRVDGNSSDKPFFDDDDNGIFDDADEDNETVTEGRLPSGSSLPDDVRREILELGFPDDGYNYLSHLREIRPSGSFYQNPKARPDQLPRDVKAYDASRIEISKANDEESYKKSIYGVAMKTVPVRIQKAIDPEVAALLDDSDDSRFGSDVEDLEEDFVVNANLPDESEDVELDNKVTSVGGSIVNIKEDECGSYYPRATNVTSSETMAGARPRERRPLDEQFDMLEIQEYGTDSEDEYDHAASEDYEYHESLAEKVSQVPLELDGEYKLLSSDKKIEEPVTLETVVDLRPRCIQYAEQYENEDENDKEDVFLEESSDESEKWDCETIITTYSNLDNHPAKISAPGGRRKKKLTETVDKAFSAPAHVIALKGKEKLPVDFLPRRTTAAEVEKDKIKPKNVQQPKKIIGQESKEEKKERKAAVKEEKREARRAKKDMKGLYKSESQQAQKVAAFTGPSSIHLM; from the exons ATGGggaaaaagaagaaattcaTAGACAAGAAAAAAGCAGCAACTTTCCAACTAATCTCACGTGACTCCTCCGACCCAAATTACTCAGAAGACCCATCCGGCGACCGTGTTTTCATTAGAGTTGACGGCAATAGTTCAGATAAACCCTTTTTCGACGACGACGATAACGGAATATTCGATGATGCCGATGAAGATAATGAAACGGTAACGGAAGGAAGGTTGCCGAGTGGTTCTTCGTTGCCTGATGACGTAAGAAGAGAAATATTGGAGTTAGGGTTTCCAGATGATGGATATAATTATTTGTCACATTTGAGGGAAATTAGGCCTTCTGGTTCTTTCTATCAGAATCCTAAAGCGAGGCCTGATCAGTTGCCTCGTGATgtcaag GCCTATGATGCATCAAGAATTGAGATTTCTAAGGCAAATGATGAAGAGTCTTACAAGAAATCAATCTATGGTGTTGCTATGAAAACTGTTCCTGTTAGGATTCAGAAAGCAATTGATCCTGAAGTGGCTGCATTGCTAGATGACAGCGACGATTCACGTTTTGGATCAGATGTTGAGGACTTggaagaggattttgttgtTAATGCGAACCTTCCTGATGAATCAGAAGATGTGGAACTTGATAACAAGGTGACTTCCGTTGGAGGATCGATTGTGAATATCAAGGAAGATGAATGCGGTTCTTATTACCCGCGAGCTACGAATGTTACTAGTTCTGAAACTATGGCTGGTGCAAGGCCTAGAGAACGTCGACCGTTGGATGAACAGTTCGATATG CTTGAAATTCAGGAATATGGTACGGATAGTGAAGATGAATATGATCACGCTGCGTCAGAAGATTACGAGTATCATGAATCTCTTGCGGAAAAGGTAAGTCAAGTTCCACTGGAATTGGATGGAGAATATAAACTTCTGTCAAGTGATAAAAAGATAGAAGAGCCTGTTACACTAGAAACGGTTGTGGATCTAAGACCCCGATGCATACAATATGCTGAACAATATGAAAATGAGGATGAAAATGATAAGGAAGATGTGTTTCTAGAGGAAAGCAGTGATGAATCTGAAAAATGGGATTGCGAGACAATCATAACCACGTACTCAAATCTTGATAACCACCCTGCAAAGATCTCTGCTCCAGGGgggaggaggaagaagaagttGACTGAAACGGTTGACAAGGCTTTCAGTGCTCCTGCTCATGTAATTGCTCTTAAGGGCAAAGAAAAGCTTCCAGTCGATTTTTTGCCACGTAGGACTACCGCTGCAGAGGTTGAGAAAGACAAGATTAAACCGAAGAATGTACAGCAGCCAAAGAAGATTATTGGTCAAGAATCaaaggaagaaaagaaagagcGAAAG GCTGCGGTGAAGGAGGAAAAACGAGAGGCACGACGTGCTAAAAAGGATATGAAGGGGTTATACAAGAGTGAATCTCAGCAAGCTCAGAAAGTTGCTGCCTTTACTGGCCCATCTTCCATTCATCTTATGTAA
- the LOC122590269 gene encoding uncharacterized TPR repeat-containing protein At2g32450-like: protein MASSRRNRSEKVRKIFKQFDLNKDGGLNRDEMSALVIAVNPRVKFSPEQISAILDEVFRTYHDFIDINTGLTYDGLLRTYDDGAGDVDRDFNALGLDAKQIDDVVDDDDENNDDEDHHVRGDVTEEQASTSSSVIMERVSSSGNATHPRATATNHYGIVFDDTWKLVDDLEILIKRLKVKQGNNGENVEVYSDPGWSRELGPGSESAGENGKKVVWEESGNDYAVFVKELVALRSRADGARSREEAFDGHMAMGRLLYDQMLFKEALLCFKRCCELMPADVRPHFRVGNCYHMIGRYGDSKSEFVLALEAAEAGGTQWGYLLPQIHVNLGISLESEGMVLSACEHYREAAILCPTHYRALKLLGSALLGVGEYKAAVKALEEAIYMKNDYADAHCDLASALHAIGDDENAIKEFQKAIDLKPGHIDALYNLGGLYMDMGRYQRASEVYTRVLGVWPNHWRAQLNKAVSLLGAGETDEARKALKEALKMTNRIELYDAISHLKQLHKKKLKGKGNGSGNGDEVSVVVEPSRFKTAGEKTILRQELATALNIRAFQKTTRLTRCDVDALKKEMNEKETPLVYSGNGLPEKSIRKASLEIVLRRLLSFLKPETFIGAVKAINLKILTVLDESESGRVDLGMFFAILAPICGGTPEKRKRVAFDSLLWRPVNQQEANGLIKKIDVLRYIKLLRSIHIPTQGTSELLEIHGEMDSSLISFTEFVTMFDDPDWGFGIMSSLLKLETSDRNRHGKQSCSVCRYPIIGSRFKEMKSHFSLCSQCYSEGKVPSSFKNNEEYRFKEYPKESDAVKDKCLWFSKSSSGTTNL from the coding sequence ATGGCGAGCAGCAGAAGAAATAGATCGgaaaaagtaagaaaaatattcaaacaatTTGATTTAAACAAAGACGGTGGTTTAAACAGAGATGAAATGTCAGCCTTAGTTATCGCGGTAAACCCCAGGGTTAAATTCAGTCCTGAACAAATCTCCGCTATTCTCGATGAAGTTTTCCGTACATATCATGATTTTATCGATATCAATACGGGTCTAACGTACGACGGTTTGTTACGTACGTATGATGACGGTGCTGGTGACGTGGACCGTGATTTCAACGCCCTCGGCCTTGATGCAAAACAAATTGATGACGTTgttgatgacgatgatgaaaaTAATGACGATGAAGATCATCATGTTCGCGGTGATGTAACGGAAGAACAAGCTTCCACGTCATCATCTGTAATAATGGAACGTGTTTCGTCGTCCGGGAACGCTACGCATCCTCGGGCGACAGCAACCAACCATTATGGGATTGTGTTTGATGACACGTGGAAGCTAGTTGATGATTTGGAGATTTTGATCAAACGGTTGAAAGTAAAACAAGGGAATAATGGGGAAAATGTGGAGGTTTATTCGGACCCCGGGTGGTCTAGGGAGCTGGGCCCGGGGTCCGAAAGTGCAGGGGAAAATGGTAAAAAAGTTGTTTGGGAAGAAAGTGGGAACGATTACGCGGTTTTTGTAAAAGAGTTGGTTGCTTTGAGGTCTAGGGCGGATGGGGCGAGGTCTAGGGAAGAGGCGTTTGATGGACATATGGCCATGGGTCGCCTTTTGTATGATCAAATGTTGTTTAAGGAGGCGTTGTTGTGTTTCAAGAGGTGTTGTGAATTGATGCCGGCTGACGTCAGGCCGCATTTTCGAGTCGGGAATTGTTATCATATGATTGGGAGATATGGTGACTCGAAAAGTGAGTTTGTTTTGGCTTTAGAAGCCGCGGAAGCCGGAGGGACTCAATGGGGTTATTTGTTGCCACAAATTCATGTGAATCTTGGAATTTCGCTTGAAAGTGAAGGTATGGTTTTAAGTGCTTGTGAGCATTATAGAGAGGCTGCGATTTTATGTCCTACACATTATCGCGCTTTGAAGCTATTAGGGAGTGCTTTACTTGGTGTAGGAGAGTATAAGGCGGCTGTTAAAGCGTTAGAAGAAGCGATTTATATGAAGAATGATTACGCTGACGCGCATTGTGATTTAGCTTCTGCCTTGCACGCAATTGGTGACGATGAGAATGCTATTAAGGAGTTCCAAAAGGCGATTGATTTGAAACCGGGTCATATTGATGCTTTGTATAATCTTGGTGGGTTGTATATGGATATGGGAAGGTATCAACGGGCTTCGGAAGTGTATACTAGGGTTTTGGGAGTTTGGCCTAATCATTGGAGGGCTCAGCTTAATAAGGCGGTATCGTTGTTAGGTGCTGGTGAAACTGATGAAGCTAGAAAGGCGTTGAAAGAGGCGTTAAAAATGACTAATAGGATTGAGTTGTATGATGCGATTTCTCATTTGAAACAGCTTCACAAGAAGAAACTGAAAGGGAAAGGAAATGGAAGTGGAAATGGGGATGAGGTATCTGTTGTAGTAGAACCGTCGAGGTTTAAGACTGCAGGGGAAAAAACAATATTAAGGCAAGAACTCGCTACTGCACTTAACATTCGGGCTTTTCAAAAAACAACAAGGTTGACCCGTTGTGATGTTGATGCCCTTAAAAAGGAAATGAACGAAAAGGAGACTCCATTGGTGTATTCAGGCAATGGTTTGCCTGAAAAATCTATACGTAAGGCGTCTTTAGAGATTGTCCTTAGAAGGCTACTTAGTTTCTTGAAGCCCGAAACTTTTATAGGAGCTGTGAAGGCAATCAACCTCAAAATCCTCACGGTTCTAGATGAATCAGAATCAGGCCGGGTTGATTTGGGTATGTTTTTTGCAATTCTAGCTCCTATATGTGGAGGTACACCAGAGAAACGAAAAAGGGTAGCATTTGATTCACTTCTTTGGCGACCTGTAAACCAACAGGAAGCTAACGGGCTAATTAAAAAGATTGATGTTTTACGTTATATAAAGTTATTGCGTTCAATCCACATTCCTACTCAAGGCACGAGCGAATTGCTAGAGATTCATGGAGAAATGGATAGTTCATTGATATCATTTACAGAGTTTGTTACTATGTTTGATGACCCTGATTGGGGTTTTGGTATAATGTCGTCGCTGTTAAAGCTTGAAACTTCAGACAGGAATCGGCATGGTAAACAATCATGTAGTGTTTGTCGATATCCAATAATAGGATCAAGATTTAAGGAGATGAAATCACATTTTAGTCTTTGTAGTCAATGTTACAGTGAAGGAAAAGTGCCTTCAAGTTTTAAAAACAACGAAGAATATCGATTTAAAGAGTATCCAAAAGAAAGTGATGCAGTGAAAGATAAGTGTTTATGGTTTAGTAAAAGCTCTTCAGGTACTACTAATTTGTAG
- the LOC122589698 gene encoding probable LRR receptor-like serine/threonine-protein kinase At4g36180, translated as MPTAIFFLLTTILFLYTTTISTASTAEIQALLSLKQNIRDPLGALDTWNASSPGAPCDWRGISCGTNNRVRELSLPRLGLSGLLTSQISELSQLRKLSLHSNKFNGSIPLSLSQCTLLRVIYLQNNYFAGGLPPAFVNLTNLLVLNVANNILSGEIFNSLPNNIRYLDVSDNTLSGNIFPYNSLTFQIQFLNLSFNSLTGQIPPVIGSFQSLEYLFLDSNQLFGTIPSAIGNCLNLIQFSANDNKLEGLIPMSIGELQFLQIISLSGNSLSGSVPVSLLLNSQNSIKSIKIGNNALTGLLDTNNNNSASRFINVSRSIEVLDIHDNHVNETFPIWITDLSALKSVDISGNSFYGKLPGEIGNMLNLKEFIVANNSLIGEVPTDIGKCSSLNLVDLYGNKFSGPIPDIFGGLKRLKYLSLGRNLFNGKIPSNISSLVELESLNLGENWLTGPLPSELTQLSNLTSLNLSYNNFSSEFPNIIGELPGLTELNMSGCGFSGDFPADIGNLRSLTILDLSKQSFSGELPIELFGLPNLKVVALEENWFSGDVPEGFSSLSSLKYLNLSSNSFSGDIPAEFAFLSSLVMLSLSDNRISSSIPVAFGNLSNLEVLELDHNVLTGSIPGTFSQLSHLKRLDLSHNGLTGEIPENISDCLSLGSLLLDSNRISGHIPASLSKLSNLTDLDLSSNNLTGEIPTSISMISNLKHLNVSSNDLEGEIPRMLGSRFSDPSVFEMNNRLCGKPTKRKCKKKMSSRKKKLILLICLAAGGGLLLLLSCCGYICVLFRWRRKMSKMGKSGEVKKPSPARGSSGRDNSSGGDNGPPKLVIFKNKITYSDALDATRQFDEENVLSRGTFGLLFKASFADGTVLSIRRLPDTSVPEATFKKEAESLGKVKHRNLTVLRGYFASRSDNVRLLVYDYMPNGNLATLLQEASHQDGHVLNWPMRHLIALGIARGLAFVHSIPMVHGDIKPQNILFDADFEAHISDFGLNKLTVPTLAESSTSTTASPIGTLGYVAPEATLTGEMTKEADVYSYGVVLLEILTGKNPVMFNHDEDIVKWVKRQLQRGQISELLEPGLLELDPESSEWEEFLLGLKVGLLCTTSDVTERPGMSDVVFMLEGCRVGPDMPSSADPTSLPSPL; from the coding sequence ATGCCAACGGCTATTTTCTTTTTACTCACCACCATCCTTTTCCtctacaccaccaccatctccaccGCATCAACGGCCGAGATACAAGCCTTATTAtctttaaaacaaaatatacGCGATCCATTGGGCGCATTAGACACATGGAATGCCTCATCTCCTGGCGCGCCATGTGACTGGCGCGGCATTTCCTGTGGTACCAACAATAGAGTTCGTGAACTCAGCTTACCTCGGCTCGGATTATCTGGCTTACTCACTAGCCAGATATCCGAGCTGAGCCAGTTACGTAAGCTGAGTCTTCACAGTAACAAATTCAACGGATCCATTCCGTTGAGTTTGTCACAATGCACCCTGTTACGagttatttatttacaaaacaaCTATTTCGCAGGCGGTCTCCCGCCTGCATTTGTTAATCTAACAAATTTATTAGTACTTAACGTTGCTAATAATATACTTTCCGGTGAAATCTTTAACAGTTTACCTAATAACATTCGTTACCTCGATGTTTCCGACAATACATTGTCGGGAAACATCTTCCCTTATAACTCCCTTACATTTCAGATCCAGTTTCTTAATCTCTCTTTCAATTCATTAACCGGTCAGATTCCGCCGGTTATCGGAAGTTTTCAGAGCTTGGAATACTTATTTCTCGACTCGAATCAGCTATTCGGTACAATACCTTCAGCTATAGGCAACTGTCTGAATCTGATTCAATTCAGCGCAAATGATAACAAACTGGAAGGACTGATTCCAATGAGTATTGGAGaacttcaatttcttcaaattaTATCTCTTTCTGGAAACTCGTTATCAGGTTCAGTTCCAGTATCTTTGTTATTAAATTCACAAAATTCaattaaaagtattaaaatCGGAAATAATGCACTCACGGGATTGTTagatactaataataataatagtgcgTCACGTTTTATAAATGTGTCAAGGTCAATTGAAGTATTAGACATTCACGACAATCACGTGAATGAAACGTTTCCGATTTGGATAACCGATTTATCCGCACTTAAAAGCGTGGATATTTCTGGTAATTCCTTTTATGGAAAGCTGCCTGGCGAAATTGGGAATATGTTGAATTTGAAGGAGTTTATTGTGGCGAATAATTCATTGATTGGTGAAGTTCCAACTGATATTGGAAAATGTAGTTCGTTGAATTTGGTTGATCTTTATGGAAACAAGTTTTCGGGTCCAATTCCGGATATTTTTGGGGGTTTAAAGAGGCTAAAGTATTTGTCACTCGGAAGAAATCTTTTCAATGGAAAGATACCTTCGAATATTTCGAGCCTTGTCGAGCTGGAATCTTTGAATTTGGGCGAAAATTGGTTGACCGGACCTTTGCCTAGCGAATTAACGCAGCTTAGCAACTTAACTTCATTGAATTTGAGTTATAATAACTTTTCTAGTGAGTTTCCTAATATTATAGGGGAATTACCGGGTTTAACTGAGTTAAATATGAGTGGTTGTGGGTTTTCGGGTGACTTTCCCGCCGATATAGGGAATCTGCGAAGTCTAACTATTCTTGATTTAAGCAAGCAGAGTTTTTCTGGTGAGTTGCCTATTGAGTTATTCGGGTTACCGAATTTAAAAGTTGTTGCGTTGGAAGAAAATTGGTTTTCTGGTGATGTTCCTGAAGGGTTTAGTAGTTTGTCAAGTTTGAAGTATTTGAACCTGTCCTCGAATTCATTTTCGGGTGATATTCCCGCTGAGTTTGCTTTCCTTTCGTCCTTAGTCATGCTTTCTCTTTCGGATAACAGGATTAGTAGCTCCATTCCTGTTGCATTTGGTAATCTTTCGAATCTTGAAGTACTTGAACTTGATCATAATGTTTTAACTGGTTCAATTCCAGGGACTTTTTCACAGCTGTCTCATTTGAAAAGGCTTGATCTAAGTCATAATGGGTTAACCGGTGAAATCCCTGAAAATATTTCTGATTGTTTGTCTCTTGGTTCTTTGTTATTGGATTCAAATCGTATTTCTGGACACATACCAGCCTCCCTTTCGAAATTGTCTAACTTGACAGACTTGGATTTATCTTCAAATAATTTGACAGGAGAAATCCCAACTAGTATTTCGATGATTAGTAACTTGAAACATTTGAACGTTTCGAGTAATGATTTGGAAGGCGAGATACCGAGGATGCTAGGATCACGATTTAGTGATCCTTCAGTATTCGAAATGAACAACCGTTTATGTGGAAAGCCAACAAAGAGAAAGTGCAAGAAAAAGATGTCTTCAAGGAAGAAGAAACTAATACTTTTGATTTGTTTGGCTGCTGGAGGTGGTTTGCTTTTGTTACTTTCGTGTTGTGGGTACATATGTGTGCTTTTTCGGTGGCGGAGAAAGATGTCAAAAATGGGGAAATCTGGTGAAGTGAAGAAACCCAGCCCGGCACGTGGAAGCTCAGGTAGAGACAATAGTAGCGGAGGAGATAACGGCCCCCCGAAACTAGTGATCTTCAAGAATAAAATCACATATTCGGATGCCCTTGATGCAACTAGAcagtttgatgaagaaaatgtaTTGAGCCGGGGCACATTTGGGCTTCTTTTCAAAGCCTCATTTGCAGATGGGACGGTACTTTCCATTCGTCGGCTTCCAGATACTTCTGTTCCGGAAGCAACGTTTAAGAAAGAAGCTGAATCATTGGGGAAAGTGAAACACCGGAACTTGACTGTTCTTAGGGGTTATTTTGCAAGCCGGTCTGATAACGTGCGATTGCTTGTTTACGACTACATGCCAAATGGAAACTTAGCCACTCTTTTACAAGAGGCATCACATCAGGATGGACATGTTTTGAATTGGCCAATGAGGCATTTGATTGCGCTTGGAATCGCTCGTGGGCTAGCTTTTGTTCATTCAATCCCAATGGTTCATGGAGACATCAAACCACAAAACATACTATTTGATGCTGACTTTGAAGCTCATATATCCGATTTTGGTCTCAATAAGCTAACTGTACCTACACTAGCCGAATCATCGACATCCACAACCGCTAGCCCGATAGGGACACTTGGGTATGTCGCTCCTGAGGCCACATTGACTGGGGAAATGACTAAAGAAGCAGACGTGTACAGTTATGGAGTCGTTTTGCTAGAGATTCTAACGGGTAAAAACCCCGTAATGTTTAATCACGACGAGGACATCGTAAAGTGGGTGAAGAGACAGTTACAACGTGGTCAAATTTCGGAACTTTTGGAACCAGGTCTTCTCGAGCTTGACCCAGAGTCATCCGAGTGGGAAGAGTTCTTGTTGGGTCTAAAAGTTGGGTTACTTTGTACCACATCCGACGTAACTGAACGACCAGGAATGTCAGATGTGGTGTTCATGTTGGAAGGATGTCGGGTCGGGCCAGACATGCCATCATCAGCCGACCCAACATCACTTCCATCACCTCTTTGA
- the LOC122589258 gene encoding uncharacterized protein LOC122589258: MSRRRSEPTENKEGKTTTVRGRKSKFCIFTGIYCIIADFFVVPSRKLPRRGMVRWLRDLMVYKKVQMVASSAKDLVLALKETVRYGLFLHTFAETFVPLDELIVALGGHESLSLSILNELQNNKMEGFISKVNTKSSMFLTGFKTQHTRYKFGSSYACSCLGITLWNKKQAIWNHL, translated from the exons ATGAGCAGACGAAGGTCAGAGCCAACAGAGAACAAAGAAGGGAAGACGACTACTGTTAGAGGCAGGAAGTCCAAATTTTGTATATTCACAGGCATATATTGCATAATAGCTGACTTCTTTGTTGTTCCTAGCAGGAAACTTCCAAGACGGGGGATGGTCAGATGGTTAAGAGACCTAATGGTTTACAAGAAG GTACAAATGGTGGCTTCGAGCGCTAAGGATTTGGTTTTGGCACTGAAAGAAACAGTGCGATATGGTCTCTTCCTTCACACTTTTGCTGAGACTTTTGTTCCACTTGATGAGTTAATAGTCGCTTTGGGAGGACACGAGAG TTTATCACTTTCAATCCTTAATGAGTTACAAAACAACAAAATGGAGGGCTTTATTAGCAAGGTTAATACAAAATCTTCAATGTTTCTCACTGGATTCAAGACACAACATACAAGATACAAGTTTGGCTCTTCTTATGCGTGCAGTTGTCTTGGAATCACATTGTGGAATAAAAAGCAAGCTATTTGGAACCATTTGTAA